A single genomic interval of Plantibacter sp. Leaf314 harbors:
- a CDS encoding LysR family transcriptional regulator ArgP has protein sequence MMDLQFDQLRAFLAAVDRGSFDAAARELSVTPSAISLRIKALEQHVGRVLLLRTRPITTTASGETILRLARAVRLLERDASRELHPDGASGGAAPSAIPIVVNADSLATWLLPVLAELAATEPVAFDLSREDQDHSTALLRDGTAMAAVTSSSEAVQGCTVQSLGRMRYRPVASPHFAARWFADGVTAAALADAPVVVFDRKDDLQDAYLRRRGVDPAGPPRHHVPASADFATAVLLGLGWGMLPDAQGAAPAAAGDLVALDDDGVLDVPLYWQQWRLDSPLLQTVASAVIAGARDALL, from the coding sequence ATGATGGACCTCCAGTTCGATCAGCTCCGTGCCTTCCTCGCCGCCGTCGACCGAGGCTCGTTCGACGCGGCGGCCCGCGAGCTCTCGGTGACCCCGTCGGCCATCAGTCTGCGGATCAAGGCGCTCGAGCAGCACGTCGGCCGGGTCCTGCTCCTCCGGACGCGACCCATCACGACCACCGCATCCGGCGAGACCATCCTCCGCCTCGCGCGAGCGGTGCGACTCCTCGAGCGCGACGCCTCGAGGGAGCTGCACCCGGACGGGGCGTCCGGCGGCGCCGCTCCCTCAGCCATCCCGATCGTCGTCAACGCCGACTCGCTCGCCACCTGGCTCCTCCCGGTGCTGGCCGAGCTGGCCGCCACGGAACCGGTCGCCTTCGACCTCTCCCGCGAGGACCAGGACCACTCCACGGCCCTCCTGCGAGACGGGACCGCGATGGCGGCGGTCACCTCGAGTTCGGAAGCGGTCCAAGGCTGCACCGTCCAATCGCTCGGCCGGATGCGGTACCGACCCGTGGCGTCGCCGCACTTCGCAGCACGATGGTTCGCCGACGGGGTGACGGCAGCCGCCCTGGCCGATGCTCCGGTGGTCGTGTTCGACCGGAAGGACGATCTCCAGGACGCCTATCTCCGTCGTCGCGGTGTCGACCCGGCCGGCCCGCCCCGACACCATGTCCCGGCGTCGGCGGACTTCGCGACCGCCGTCCTCCTCGGCCTCGGCTGGGGCATGCTCCCCGATGCGCAAGGGGCGGCACCGGCCGCGGCGGGCGACCTCGTGGCCCTCGACGACGACGGCGTGCTCGACGTGCCGCTGTACTGGCAGCAGTGGCGACTGGACTCGCCGCTCCTCCAGACCGTCGCGTCGGCGGTCATCGCCGGCGCTCGCGACGCACTCCTCTGA
- the map gene encoding type I methionyl aminopeptidase — protein sequence MPFDSAGHLIPGLVGRPRTVPAVIARPEYVGRAAPAPDDRGDLYTPEEIERIRVAGTIAADAIQAVGAAVRPGVTTDELDAIGHAFVVGAGAYPSTLGYRGYPKSICSSVNEVICHGIPDDTALRDGDLINIDITAYLDGVHGDSNVTFLVGDAAEETRLLVERTREALNRGIKAVAPGRQINVIGRAIESYAKRFGYGVVRDFTGHGVGRSFHSGLIVPHYDAAPQYDTVMEVGMVFTIEPMLTIGAQEWEQWDDDWTVTTRDRSLTAQFEHTLVVTERGAEVLTLPSGIDTTPAPRAL from the coding sequence ATGCCTTTCGACTCCGCAGGTCACCTGATCCCCGGCCTCGTCGGCCGTCCGCGAACGGTGCCGGCGGTGATCGCCAGACCGGAGTACGTCGGTCGCGCGGCTCCGGCCCCTGACGACCGCGGCGACCTCTACACGCCCGAGGAGATCGAGCGGATCCGCGTCGCCGGGACCATCGCAGCCGACGCGATCCAGGCGGTCGGAGCGGCGGTCCGCCCCGGGGTCACGACCGACGAACTGGACGCCATCGGACACGCCTTCGTCGTCGGCGCGGGCGCGTACCCGTCGACACTCGGCTACCGCGGGTACCCGAAGTCCATCTGCAGCTCCGTGAACGAGGTGATCTGCCACGGCATCCCGGACGACACCGCGCTGCGTGACGGCGACCTGATCAACATCGACATCACGGCCTACCTCGACGGCGTCCACGGTGACAGCAACGTCACCTTCCTCGTCGGCGACGCCGCCGAGGAGACGCGCCTCCTCGTGGAGCGCACGAGGGAGGCGCTCAACCGCGGGATCAAAGCGGTCGCACCCGGTCGCCAGATCAACGTGATCGGGCGGGCGATCGAGTCCTACGCCAAGCGGTTCGGCTACGGCGTCGTGCGCGACTTCACCGGCCACGGGGTCGGCAGGTCGTTCCACTCGGGGCTCATCGTGCCCCACTACGACGCGGCGCCGCAGTACGACACCGTCATGGAGGTCGGTATGGTCTTCACGATCGAACCGATGCTCACCATCGGCGCGCAGGAGTGGGAGCAGTGGGACGACGATTGGACGGTCACGACGCGCGACCGGTCCCTCACGGCCCAGTTCGAACACACCCTCGTCGTGACCGAACGTGGTGCCGAGGTCCTCACGCTCCCGAGCGGGATCGACACCACTCCAGCGCCCCGAGCGCTCTAG
- a CDS encoding Nif3-like dinuclear metal center hexameric protein has protein sequence MTRTLREVNAVVERLWPLSGASDWDAPGLVVGDPDQPVARVLLAVDAVGATVDELLQEPGGLLLVHHPLLMRGVTTVAGDRYKGALITRLIRGDAALIAAHTNADVVVDGTSDVLAHRLGLVDAVPIVPAPDGVTGLGRVGDLAEPTTLGRIARLLAEVLPATATGVRVAGNVDQPVRRIAVCGGAGDSLLSHDTVRGADLYVTADLRHHPASEAREQAILAGGPALIDVSHWASESLWLEVAAVALRRELPELDIRVSGQRTDPWDFVVTQEATRPVG, from the coding sequence GTGACGAGAACACTCCGTGAGGTCAATGCCGTCGTCGAGCGGCTGTGGCCGCTGTCCGGAGCGTCGGACTGGGATGCGCCCGGCCTCGTGGTCGGCGACCCGGATCAGCCGGTCGCGCGGGTCCTGCTGGCGGTCGACGCCGTGGGTGCCACGGTCGACGAGCTGCTCCAGGAGCCCGGCGGGCTCCTGCTCGTGCACCATCCGCTGCTCATGCGTGGCGTCACGACGGTGGCGGGCGACCGCTACAAGGGCGCGCTCATCACACGGCTCATCCGCGGTGATGCGGCCCTCATCGCCGCCCACACGAATGCGGACGTGGTGGTCGATGGTACCTCCGACGTGCTCGCGCACCGCCTCGGCCTCGTGGACGCCGTCCCGATCGTCCCAGCGCCCGACGGGGTGACCGGCCTCGGCCGCGTGGGCGACCTGGCCGAACCGACCACCCTCGGGCGGATCGCCCGGCTCCTCGCCGAGGTGCTTCCCGCGACGGCGACCGGCGTGCGCGTGGCGGGCAACGTCGACCAGCCGGTCCGGCGGATCGCGGTCTGCGGGGGAGCGGGCGACTCGCTGCTCTCCCACGACACCGTCCGAGGAGCCGACCTGTACGTCACCGCGGATCTGCGCCACCACCCGGCGTCCGAGGCCAGGGAGCAGGCGATCCTCGCCGGCGGGCCCGCGCTCATCGACGTCTCGCATTGGGCGAGCGAGTCGCTCTGGCTGGAGGTCGCGGCCGTCGCGCTGCGCCGGGAGCTCCCGGAGCTCGACATCCGGGTCAGCGGACAGCGCACCGACCCGTGGGATTTCGTCGTCACCCAGGAGGCGACGCGGCCGGTAGGGTGA
- the ppgK gene encoding polyphosphate--glucose phosphotransferase, protein MTNAAPRSAVGIDIGGTGIKGAVVDLTTGALLTDRVKIPTPKGGEPKDIVVTVREVLEQLSPASDGLPLGVCFPAIVRNGRTMSAANVSDAWIGLEAEELFEQGLGREITFVNDADAAGYAETEFGAAKGASGLTILTTLGTGIGTALIYNRTLIPNAELGHLEIDGKDAETRASYAVKEREDLSWEKWAKRLQKYYERLEFYFSPDQFVVGGGVSKHADHFLPLLKLDTPIIPAVHRNNAGILGAASLAAGPAERIA, encoded by the coding sequence ATGACGAATGCAGCTCCCCGGTCCGCCGTCGGCATCGATATCGGAGGGACCGGCATCAAGGGCGCGGTCGTCGATCTCACGACGGGTGCGCTCCTCACCGATCGGGTGAAGATCCCGACCCCGAAGGGCGGGGAGCCGAAGGACATCGTCGTGACCGTCCGCGAGGTGCTCGAGCAGCTCTCACCCGCCTCCGACGGGCTGCCGCTCGGCGTGTGCTTCCCGGCGATCGTGCGCAACGGGCGGACGATGTCCGCCGCGAACGTCTCCGACGCCTGGATCGGTCTCGAGGCCGAGGAGCTGTTCGAGCAGGGGCTCGGCCGGGAGATCACCTTCGTGAACGACGCGGACGCCGCCGGATACGCGGAGACCGAGTTCGGAGCGGCGAAAGGCGCGTCCGGACTCACGATCCTGACCACGCTCGGCACCGGTATCGGCACGGCGCTCATCTACAACCGCACGCTGATCCCCAATGCGGAACTCGGCCACCTGGAGATCGACGGCAAGGATGCGGAGACCCGTGCCTCCTACGCCGTCAAGGAGCGCGAGGACCTCAGCTGGGAGAAGTGGGCCAAGCGCCTGCAGAAGTACTACGAGCGCCTCGAGTTCTACTTCTCGCCCGACCAGTTCGTCGTCGGTGGCGGGGTGTCCAAGCACGCCGACCACTTCCTGCCGCTGCTCAAGCTCGACACCCCCATCATCCCGGCCGTGCACCGCAACAACGCGGGCATCCTCGGCGCGGCCTCACTCGCCGCCGGCCCCGCGGAACGCATCGCCTGA
- a CDS encoding LysE/ArgO family amino acid transporter, with product MTSAIQDILAGFGLGLSLIVAIGAQNAFVLRQGIRREHVLPVVLVCALSDAVLIVAGVSGIGFVIERFPLVLDILRWAGAAFLVAYGLLAARRAISPSGLTADGPGTKTSLRAAVLTVVGLTWLNPHVYLDTVLLLGSIANTHGEPGRWWFAAGAALGSVVWFTALGFGARLLKGLFAKPVAWRVLDAAIAVVMVTLAVLLIVRH from the coding sequence ATGACCTCCGCCATCCAGGACATCCTCGCCGGTTTCGGGCTGGGCCTCTCGCTGATCGTCGCCATCGGTGCGCAGAACGCGTTCGTGCTCCGCCAGGGCATCCGCCGCGAGCACGTCCTCCCGGTCGTCCTCGTCTGCGCCCTGTCGGACGCGGTCCTGATCGTGGCCGGCGTCAGCGGGATCGGGTTCGTGATCGAGCGTTTCCCCCTCGTGCTCGACATCCTCCGTTGGGCCGGTGCCGCCTTCCTCGTCGCGTACGGGCTGCTCGCCGCCCGCCGGGCCATCTCACCGAGTGGTCTCACGGCCGACGGGCCGGGGACGAAGACCTCGCTCCGGGCGGCCGTGCTCACGGTGGTTGGCCTCACCTGGCTCAACCCCCACGTGTACCTCGACACGGTGCTCCTGCTCGGGTCGATCGCGAACACGCACGGCGAACCGGGCCGGTGGTGGTTCGCGGCCGGCGCCGCGCTGGGGAGCGTGGTGTGGTTCACGGCCCTCGGCTTCGGCGCCCGTCTCCTGAAGGGCCTCTTCGCGAAGCCGGTCGCCTGGCGGGTGCTCGACGCCGCGATCGCCGTGGTGATGGTGACCCTCGCCGTCCTGCTCATCGTGCGGCACTGA
- a CDS encoding organic hydroperoxide resistance protein — protein sequence MDIAYTAVAHATGGGRDGHVRSEDDLLDFDTRPPKELGGSGEGTNPEQLFAAGYAACFLSALHSVARSSKLDTTDAAVSASVGIGSNGEGGFGLAVELDVYVPNVSHDEAQQLADQAHQVCPYSNATRGNIEVTVSIVD from the coding sequence ATGGATATCGCGTACACAGCAGTTGCCCATGCCACCGGAGGCGGACGAGACGGACACGTCCGCAGTGAGGACGACCTCCTCGACTTCGACACCCGGCCCCCCAAGGAACTCGGTGGGAGTGGCGAGGGCACCAACCCCGAACAGCTCTTCGCCGCCGGCTACGCCGCGTGCTTCCTGAGTGCCCTGCACTCCGTCGCACGGAGCTCCAAGCTCGACACCACCGACGCGGCGGTCTCCGCCAGCGTGGGCATCGGATCGAACGGCGAGGGCGGATTCGGCCTCGCGGTCGAACTCGACGTCTACGTGCCCAACGTCTCCCACGACGAGGCACAGCAGCTGGCCGACCAGGCGCACCAGGTGTGCCCGTACTCGAACGCCACGCGCGGCAACATCGAGGTCACCGTCTCCATCGTCGACTGA
- a CDS encoding bifunctional [glutamine synthetase] adenylyltransferase/[glutamine synthetase]-adenylyl-L-tyrosine phosphorylase — protein sequence MVRENISLSTLARLGFTGLGEARDRLQELAALVPVDPAVITPSFAVAADPDAALVGVLMIGRKSPDELAALLADQASTERLFRLLGASQGFIDFFLRHPDQLSVFELPVTRVPTLDEARDELLASVGAVDGFAEVVEEPAWDAIRVVYRRLLAEVALFDLCAPDPIVVLDRVASALSDLAAGALEASIAVARTQTSGSRGPGVYPREEVAATRFAIIGMGKAGARELNYVSDVDVIFVGEGSGDDEGGLDNGRAVEIATRLAVLTMRGLGQAGLEPSLWEVDPNLRPEGKAGALVRTLESHLVYYDRWAKSWEFQALLKARALAGDQELGARYIEAVQPKVWGSASREGFVESVQRMRERVTENIPAEDVHYQLKLGPGGLRDIEFTVQLLQLVHGQLDDSVHQRGTLAALDGLATAGYIGRAEAQEFAHDYRLLRVLEHRLQLTRLQRTHMMPRDEPSLRSLARSSTLATTAQALVSRWETTKHGVRQLHERLFYRPLLSAVAALPESGLSLTSGQAEARLAAIGFVDPRGALAHIGALTAGVSRRANIQRHLLPVMLGWFADGADPDYGLLAFRRLSEALGESHWFLRMLRDSSGAAERLTRVLSGSRFIGELMDRIPESAAWLAGDEDLRPRSSAALGEEIAAILRRHDSPDSAAAAIRAVRRREVLRLAMSSTVGMLDVQGLAAGLTDVSTATLAGLLGAVRRIGGLGADIEFAIIAMGRYGGAELGLGSDLDVLYVFRALPDVEPQLAQRQAAAIAAELNRLSEDARLPLDLDLDLRPEGKNGPLVRSLDSYRNYYARWSLTWEAQALLRAAGVVGDPDLIAAFTEVADTVRYPAEISEQSVREVKRIKARVENERLPQGADPTRHLKLGRGSLSDVEWFVQLLQLERGADVPALRTTSTLRALDAAVEADFVDRESADRLRDAWILASRIRSAMTLWLNKTQDVLPSDRLQLEGVARLLEYPTGSASLLEQDYLAATRRARTVFEHGFYGL from the coding sequence ATGGTCCGGGAGAACATCTCGCTCAGCACCCTCGCGAGGCTCGGCTTCACCGGTCTCGGTGAGGCCCGGGATCGGTTGCAGGAACTCGCGGCGCTCGTCCCGGTCGACCCGGCGGTCATCACGCCGTCATTCGCCGTCGCGGCGGATCCGGACGCGGCGCTCGTCGGTGTGCTCATGATCGGCCGGAAGTCGCCCGACGAGCTCGCCGCGCTCCTCGCCGACCAGGCGTCGACCGAACGCTTGTTCCGGCTGTTGGGGGCATCGCAGGGGTTCATCGACTTCTTCCTGCGGCACCCCGACCAGTTGTCGGTCTTCGAGTTGCCGGTCACGAGGGTCCCGACCCTCGACGAAGCCCGCGACGAGCTGCTCGCGAGCGTCGGTGCCGTGGACGGCTTCGCCGAGGTCGTCGAGGAACCGGCCTGGGACGCGATCCGCGTCGTCTACCGGCGTCTGCTCGCGGAGGTCGCGCTCTTCGACCTCTGCGCACCCGATCCCATCGTCGTCCTCGACCGCGTCGCGAGCGCCCTCTCCGATCTCGCTGCCGGCGCCTTGGAGGCGTCGATCGCGGTCGCCAGGACGCAGACGAGCGGCTCACGCGGTCCCGGCGTCTATCCGCGCGAGGAGGTCGCGGCGACACGGTTCGCCATCATCGGTATGGGCAAGGCCGGCGCGCGAGAGCTGAACTACGTCTCGGACGTGGATGTCATCTTCGTCGGTGAGGGCTCGGGGGATGACGAGGGCGGCCTCGACAACGGTCGTGCCGTCGAGATCGCCACCCGACTCGCCGTCCTCACCATGCGGGGCCTCGGCCAGGCCGGTCTCGAGCCGAGCCTCTGGGAGGTCGACCCGAACCTGCGCCCGGAGGGAAAGGCGGGCGCCCTGGTGCGCACCCTCGAGTCACACCTGGTCTACTACGACCGGTGGGCGAAGAGCTGGGAGTTCCAGGCCCTCCTCAAGGCCAGGGCTCTCGCCGGCGATCAGGAGCTCGGGGCGCGCTACATCGAGGCGGTGCAGCCGAAGGTGTGGGGGAGTGCGTCACGTGAGGGCTTCGTCGAGTCCGTGCAGCGCATGCGCGAGCGCGTCACCGAGAACATCCCCGCGGAGGACGTCCACTATCAGTTGAAGCTCGGCCCGGGTGGCCTCCGCGACATCGAGTTCACCGTCCAGCTCCTGCAGCTGGTGCACGGCCAGCTCGACGACTCCGTGCACCAGCGCGGCACGCTCGCGGCGCTCGACGGCCTCGCCACGGCCGGATACATCGGTCGCGCCGAGGCGCAGGAGTTCGCGCACGACTACCGCCTGCTCCGCGTCCTCGAACACCGTCTCCAGCTGACGCGACTGCAACGCACCCATATGATGCCGCGCGACGAGCCGTCGCTCCGGTCGCTGGCACGGTCGAGCACGCTCGCGACGACCGCCCAGGCACTCGTCTCCCGGTGGGAGACGACGAAGCACGGCGTCCGGCAACTGCACGAGCGGCTGTTCTACCGTCCGTTGCTCTCGGCGGTCGCCGCCCTGCCCGAGAGCGGACTGAGTCTGACCAGCGGGCAGGCTGAGGCCCGACTCGCGGCGATCGGCTTCGTCGACCCCCGCGGTGCGCTGGCCCACATCGGAGCGCTCACCGCCGGGGTGTCCCGTCGCGCGAACATCCAACGGCACCTCCTCCCCGTCATGCTGGGGTGGTTCGCGGACGGCGCCGACCCCGACTACGGCCTGCTCGCGTTCCGACGACTCAGCGAAGCGCTCGGCGAGTCGCACTGGTTCCTCCGGATGCTGCGCGACTCCTCGGGTGCGGCCGAGCGCCTCACCCGCGTGCTGTCCGGCTCGCGGTTCATCGGCGAGCTCATGGACCGGATCCCGGAGTCCGCTGCCTGGCTCGCCGGCGATGAGGACCTCCGCCCCCGGTCGTCGGCAGCGCTCGGCGAGGAGATCGCTGCGATCCTCCGACGACACGACTCTCCCGACTCCGCGGCCGCAGCCATCCGGGCGGTACGGCGCCGCGAGGTCCTGCGCCTCGCGATGTCCTCCACGGTCGGCATGCTCGACGTCCAGGGGCTGGCCGCAGGTCTCACCGACGTCTCGACGGCCACGCTCGCCGGACTCCTCGGTGCCGTCCGCCGCATCGGCGGGCTCGGAGCCGACATCGAGTTCGCCATCATCGCCATGGGTCGGTACGGCGGAGCCGAGCTGGGCCTCGGCTCGGACCTGGACGTCCTCTACGTGTTCCGGGCGCTTCCGGACGTCGAGCCACAGCTCGCGCAACGGCAGGCGGCTGCGATCGCCGCCGAGCTCAACCGGCTGAGCGAGGACGCACGACTTCCGCTCGACCTCGACCTCGACCTGCGCCCGGAGGGCAAGAACGGGCCACTCGTGCGGTCCCTCGACTCCTACCGGAACTACTACGCGCGCTGGTCGCTCACCTGGGAGGCGCAGGCGCTCCTGCGGGCTGCCGGCGTCGTCGGCGACCCCGACCTGATCGCCGCCTTCACCGAGGTGGCGGACACCGTCCGCTACCCGGCGGAGATCAGCGAGCAGTCCGTCCGTGAGGTGAAGCGGATCAAGGCGCGGGTCGAGAACGAACGACTGCCGCAGGGCGCCGATCCGACCCGACACCTCAAACTCGGACGCGGATCACTGAGCGACGTCGAGTGGTTCGTGCAGCTGCTGCAGCTCGAGCGTGGTGCGGATGTGCCTGCGCTCCGGACGACGTCGACGCTGCGGGCGCTCGACGCGGCGGTGGAGGCGGACTTCGTCGATCGGGAGTCCGCCGACCGTCTGCGCGACGCGTGGATCCTGGCGTCGCGGATCCGCTCGGCCATGACCCTGTGGTTGAACAAGACCCAGGACGTGCTGCCCAGCGACCGACTGCAGCTCGAGGGCGTCGCACGGCTGTTGGAGTACCCGACCGGATCGGCGAGCCTCCTGGAACAGGACTACCTCGCCGCCACCCGTCGGGCCCGCACCGTCTTCGAGCACGGGTTCTACGGGCTCTGA
- a CDS encoding zinc ribbon domain-containing protein, which translates to MKASPADQKTLLTLQSIDTGVRRTAHRASNLPDVARIAQLQAEIETVRLRRLERVGVRDDAQTELGRIESDVAVVAARLKRDADRLQSSTSVKDVEALQSEIASLQNRQNNLEEIQLNVMERVETADEAVAQVDAERAGLQELLDEVVAKRDAQLVELEAERARLTADRESLAPGIPADLLALYDQRRARGGIGAALFRAGTCGACKMSLTGNDLQAVRAAPSEDVVQCPECAAIVVRTDESGLI; encoded by the coding sequence GTGAAAGCCAGCCCAGCAGACCAGAAGACGTTGCTCACCCTGCAGAGCATCGACACCGGCGTGCGGCGCACCGCCCACCGTGCGTCGAACCTCCCCGACGTCGCCCGGATCGCCCAGCTGCAGGCCGAGATCGAGACCGTCCGGCTCCGTCGGCTGGAGCGTGTCGGGGTGCGCGACGACGCGCAGACCGAGCTCGGACGCATCGAGTCCGACGTCGCCGTCGTCGCGGCCCGCCTGAAGCGCGACGCCGACCGCCTCCAGTCGTCGACCTCCGTCAAGGACGTCGAGGCCCTGCAGAGCGAGATCGCCTCCTTGCAGAACCGGCAGAACAACCTCGAAGAGATCCAGCTGAACGTCATGGAACGGGTCGAGACGGCCGATGAAGCCGTCGCCCAGGTCGACGCCGAGCGCGCCGGACTCCAGGAGCTCCTCGACGAGGTCGTCGCCAAGCGCGACGCGCAGCTCGTCGAACTCGAAGCGGAACGGGCGCGCCTCACCGCCGACCGCGAGTCGCTCGCCCCCGGCATCCCCGCCGATCTCCTCGCGCTCTACGACCAGCGTCGTGCCCGCGGCGGCATCGGCGCGGCCCTCTTCCGCGCCGGCACCTGCGGCGCCTGCAAGATGTCCCTCACCGGGAACGACCTGCAGGCCGTCCGTGCCGCGCCGTCCGAGGACGTCGTGCAGTGCCCGGAGTGCGCCGCGATCGTCGTACGGACCGACGAGTCCGGCCTCATCTGA
- a CDS encoding aldose 1-epimerase family protein: MSPVSGIQYRLSHLGPHGEVRATVTELAAGLRELSVGGRSLVQSFGEDVVAPKGCGLILVPWPNRVRDARWTLDGEPQQLDVTEAATGNASHGLLRNCGYREGGRSDAAVTLLASVFPQHGYPFHLDTSVAYALVDDGLRVTHTIVNRSARPAPVAVGAHPYLALGGVSTADLTVTIAADSWFETDEQRIPVVTRPVDGTDHDLRSGVRVGDLAIDVGLGDVRPIDGGVRHRLTAPDGDGVELWADDDFRFVQVYTPSDFPTPEGPVQAIAIEPMTAPADALNSGTGLRWLEPDEQWSLSWGIRLTAS; the protein is encoded by the coding sequence ATGTCGCCTGTCTCCGGAATCCAGTACCGCCTCAGCCACCTCGGTCCGCACGGGGAGGTCCGGGCGACCGTCACCGAGCTCGCCGCGGGATTGCGTGAACTCTCCGTCGGCGGGCGCTCGCTCGTCCAGTCCTTCGGCGAGGATGTCGTCGCGCCGAAGGGCTGCGGCCTGATCCTCGTCCCCTGGCCGAACCGGGTGCGGGACGCACGGTGGACGCTCGACGGTGAGCCGCAACAGCTCGACGTCACCGAGGCGGCGACGGGGAACGCCTCGCACGGCCTGCTCCGCAACTGCGGGTATCGCGAGGGTGGGCGTTCGGACGCGGCCGTCACCCTGCTCGCATCGGTGTTCCCGCAGCACGGCTATCCGTTCCACCTCGACACCTCGGTGGCCTACGCCCTCGTCGACGACGGCCTGCGGGTCACCCACACGATCGTGAACCGGTCGGCGCGACCGGCACCGGTCGCCGTCGGCGCGCACCCCTATCTCGCGCTCGGGGGCGTCTCGACGGCGGATCTCACCGTCACGATCGCCGCCGACTCCTGGTTCGAGACCGACGAGCAGCGCATCCCGGTCGTCACTCGCCCCGTGGACGGCACGGACCACGATCTGCGCTCCGGCGTCCGCGTGGGTGACCTCGCGATCGATGTCGGGCTCGGCGACGTCCGCCCGATCGACGGAGGCGTCAGGCATCGGCTCACCGCTCCGGACGGCGATGGTGTCGAGCTCTGGGCGGACGACGACTTCCGGTTCGTCCAGGTCTACACCCCGAGCGACTTCCCGACGCCGGAGGGACCCGTGCAGGCGATCGCGATCGAGCCGATGACGGCCCCGGCGGACGCCTTGAACAGCGGGACCGGTCTGCGGTGGCTGGAACCCGATGAGCAGTGGTCGCTGTCGTGGGGGATCCGTTTGACGGCCTCTTGA
- a CDS encoding glutamine synthetase family protein has translation MDKQRDFVLRTIEERGVKFVRLWFTDVVGTLKSVAIAPAEVEGAFSEGLGFDGSAIEGLSRSYESDLLAHPDPTTFQILPWRGEIDPTARMFCDITTPDGQPAVADPRNVLKRTLAKAADMGFTFYTHPEIEFYLLKSSQYGVDGPEPVDSAGYFDNVPGGTAHDFRRRSVRMLEDLGISVEFSHHEAGPGQNEIDLRYADALTTADNIMTFRTVVKEVAIEQGVYATFMPKPLVHQPGSGMHTHMSLFEGDSNAFYEAGAQYQLSKTGRQFIAGLLTHAPEITAVTNQFVNSYKRLWGGVGPNKLSEAPSFVCWGHNNRSALVRVPLYKPNKGQSARVEYRAIDSAANPYLAFSLMLAAGLKGIEEGYELPPEAEDNVWTLSDTERRALGYNALPASLDRAVSLMEGSELVAETLGEQVFNYVLLNKRQEWQEYRAQVTPFELASNLEML, from the coding sequence ATGGATAAGCAGCGCGACTTCGTTCTCCGCACGATCGAGGAGCGGGGCGTCAAGTTCGTCCGGCTGTGGTTCACCGACGTCGTCGGCACCCTCAAGTCCGTCGCGATCGCTCCGGCCGAGGTCGAAGGCGCCTTCTCCGAGGGCCTCGGTTTCGACGGCTCCGCGATCGAGGGGCTCAGCCGTTCCTACGAGTCGGACCTGCTGGCGCACCCGGACCCGACGACGTTCCAGATCCTCCCGTGGCGCGGCGAGATCGACCCGACCGCGCGCATGTTCTGCGACATCACGACGCCCGACGGCCAGCCGGCCGTGGCCGACCCGCGGAACGTCCTGAAGCGCACCCTGGCCAAGGCGGCCGACATGGGGTTCACCTTCTACACGCACCCCGAGATCGAGTTCTACCTCCTGAAGTCCTCGCAGTACGGCGTCGACGGCCCGGAGCCCGTGGACTCCGCCGGCTACTTCGACAACGTCCCCGGCGGGACCGCGCACGACTTCCGTCGTCGCTCCGTCCGGATGCTGGAAGACCTGGGCATCTCCGTCGAGTTCAGCCACCATGAGGCCGGGCCGGGTCAGAACGAGATCGACCTCCGGTACGCGGACGCCCTCACCACGGCGGACAACATCATGACCTTCCGCACCGTCGTGAAGGAGGTGGCGATCGAGCAGGGCGTCTACGCGACCTTCATGCCGAAGCCCCTCGTCCACCAGCCGGGGAGCGGCATGCACACGCACATGTCGCTGTTCGAAGGCGATTCCAACGCGTTCTACGAGGCCGGTGCGCAGTACCAGCTCTCGAAGACGGGCCGGCAGTTCATCGCCGGGCTCCTCACGCACGCTCCGGAGATCACCGCGGTCACCAACCAGTTCGTGAACTCCTACAAGCGACTGTGGGGTGGCGTCGGGCCGAACAAGCTCTCCGAGGCGCCGAGCTTCGTCTGCTGGGGTCACAACAACCGTTCGGCGCTCGTCCGGGTCCCGCTCTACAAGCCCAACAAGGGCCAGAGCGCCCGGGTCGAGTACCGTGCCATCGATTCGGCGGCGAACCCGTACCTCGCGTTCTCGCTCATGCTCGCGGCCGGCCTCAAGGGCATCGAGGAGGGCTACGAGCTCCCACCCGAGGCCGAGGACAACGTCTGGACCCTCTCCGACACGGAGCGGCGTGCCCTCGGGTACAACGCCCTGCCCGCCAGCCTCGATCGTGCCGTGAGCCTCATGGAGGGATCAGAACTCGTCGCGGAGACGCTCGGTGAGCAGGTCTTCAACTACGTCCTGCTGAACAAGCGTCAGGAGTGGCAGGAGTACCGCGCCCAGGTGACCCCGTTCGAATTGGCCAGCAACCTGGAGATGCTCTAA